The sequence below is a genomic window from Proteus vulgaris.
GTCTGCTTCCCTTTTTCTTTTTGACTCAAACCGTAACAAGAAAATGTGTTGATATTGCCCAATTGCGAATTTGACTTATCGCATTGAATAAAAAGCATAAACTTATGACGTAACTGAGGTTCAGTAGATGTTGATAAACTTTGCACATTAATATATGGCAATTTACTTTCACCCGATTTTTGCTCAATTGATGCCAAAAGTTCCGCCCGCATAATATCTTCATCAACTCCATGTTTTTGTGCTAAGTAGGAAGTTCGGCGTTCCAGTTGCTTTAAGCGATGCTGTTGAGATTTAGGATTATGGCGCGTAAAACAGGCATATTCCCTAACATCATTTGGTACTGCTTTCACAGGTTCAATACGTACGTAATCACTCAATCGCAGCAACCATTTCGCCACATCTAAACGCGAAAGTGATACTTCGTTTTCTGTGAATAAACGCAATTGATCCCCTAATGGAAAAGTTTTATCTCCATAAGCAGGAAAACTCAGTCCAACTTCTGATACGTTCGTGCCTAACTTATGCTCTACCAACATCAAATGTATTTGTTGATACACTTTCTCCCAAATAAAGCCTAACGAAATCTCAGTTGCAGGAAGTAGTGTTATATCTTGATAATACTTCATTTCCCACCCTTATTCACCAAAGACACCACCACGGATCAGCATCGCCATAATGTAATGTCGTTGCTCTATTGTTGGAATTTGGTCTTTCAACATCCAACCATCCAGCAATTTATAAAAGTCCATTTTCTCTTTAGGTTGACGATAAGCCGCACCTCGATTTGTGACAGAGCCATAGGGCTCAATCGCAATTGGACCGACTTCTTCAACGGCTAAGTGCCAAGTATCAATGGTTCGAAGCGCATTACCGATTTTTTGCGAGTGCATTGCCGCTTGTCCACCTAACTGATAGAGAAACTTGCTCTTATCACCTTTTCCTCCCCCCATCACTAGTTCTTGAGATGGAAATACTGGCTGACCCTCACCAAGCTGCGAGTAAGCAGTGATATTCAAAAACATGGCTTCACCCTGCAAGCCTTGTTGGATCAACTCAGCCAATTCATCCACTTGCTCATTGCTTTTAAATTCATGCAATTTGTAATCATAGCTATTAAATGTAAACACCCTACCTGCTGCATTTACATCTACTCTCACATTTTTTGCACCTACTCGGTTACGCCATAAAAACCGACCGTTAGCAATGTTTATCGCATAACGTTGCGCCAATTCTTTAAACTTAGTTTCGGCTTGGTAGGCATGAATTTTTTCTGCTAAGGCTTGTTGATAATCTGGAGAGTTACAGGTAGATGGTATATCCAAACCACCCAATATTCGTAATGAGAAAACAACTTTTAATGTATCTGTATGATGAGATAACGCAGCTGTATCTATTGTTTGTATGTTTGCTTTCGCTACCTCTGCATCTAATTTTACAGGGTCATTGGCCAAAGCGGATTTAAGGCGATTAGAAATGGTGCCTCGAACTGATTTTTCACCAATCATAATCGCTGACCATTCATCTTGACCCCAATTACCCGCAAGCATTAATGCATCAGATGGGATCAATTTAGCCTCAAAAGCGAGTACGGACGGAGTTTCTAGTTTCTTATTAGCCATTATTTCAATCCTTTTAAATTATATAAAATCAGGGTCAAAGCCAGTTAATTCAGCATTTTCTTCAATCGTATCAGGTTCAGGAATATCTTCTTGAACCGCTAATCCTTTTGCCAAATACCACGGATACTCGTAGTGATAACGCCAGATACCTTGCTGGATATTGACTAAGCGATGCACACTGAGCCATTCACCAACAGAGTAAGCACTTTCAGCGAAAGTAGCTGGAATAGAAGTATCCCTAACATTAGCGACTTGACCTGGAGCGTAACATTCTGAAATGGCACAATAGCCCGTAGAAATGGGTACCAAATATCCGCTGTTAGGCTTCGATTGATACTCCCAATTTGCTTTTCGTTTGCTCTCTCCATTGTCAGTAAGGTCTTCACCTTCTTGTGGGATTGCCTTGTATTTCAGTGTAGCGAAATCACACCATGCATCCATTAAGGTGCTAGACGCATTTTGTTGTTGTAAATGCTGAAAATGTGCAGCTAAATAATCACAGCGATCAACCAGTACAAAACCGGGCATTAATCGGCGTAATGCGTGTTGTTGCTCTTTTTCGCTGGTTAACAGTTGAATGCTTTCAATATTCGTTATCTGCCCCCCAGCAAGTCGCATCGCTGGAGCTAATCTTCTTATATTTGATAATAAGTTTTGTTCAGCTTGCCTATCCCCACCAACAACGCCATCAACTTCAATTAATAATGAAATTTGCATCCACATACGCCCTTCTTCATTAATTGGAGCAGTATTACCTTGTGGTGTCAGAGGATTACGCGTTAATGCAAATACATAGTCTCCCTTTCCACTAGGTCGACGCACATGAACATCATTTTTATGACTAATAATGACAACGCCCCCTAAACTCACAGGCAGTGTTGGCGATAATTTACGTGATAAAGCATGAGCAAAACCTAAGAAGTTGGTCACGGCAGGAAAGCCATACGTCAATCCAGCAATAGCATTAACATTTTGTACATCCATTTTTTTTAATAATAGATAATGCTTCATGCGTTATTCTCCTCGAATGTCACAGAGATGCGTTCGAAGGTACGCAGTTCGTTTAAACATAGTTTTTTAAAATAACGATGCTCAACATCCCCCAGTACATACACTTGTTTATTTTCTAATTTACGTAACAACCAATGTGAAAAATCATTGGCAACAATTTCCAGCCAATCGCCTTGTTCTCTTTCACGTTGAAATGCAAGATCAGGGTTATCAATATCTAATAGCAATTGATGAGCACGCTTCATTTTGCACTCTGGAGAATTAGTCCACCCTGAACTATTAGGAATCGATTGAATTTCAGCGACAAGATTCAACAAAGTATCTATTAATGGCTTAACATAGTGATAGTCACGTTGATAACGCGTTTTAAAGTTGCGATCTTTCTCTGTTAAGCCTGCTAAAAACGCCTTAAATTCACGAATCAAAGCGTTAGTTTGGAACGAGAATGGTTGATTAAAAATAGATAGACTGTGTAAAGGTGGCTTTGTTTGCGCTTGATATGTAGGCGATCCACAATTGAGTAAGAAGCCCTGCCCATGACGTTCACTGTTTAACTGAGAAATATTTTGAGGTTTTGAACCACCAAACATCTGCACTGCGGTTTCAGGGAAATATACATTCAATCGCTCGTCATATAGCCCTTTCTTGTAGGCATCACGGATCTCTTTTGAATCGCCATATCGAGACTGCCGAATTTTAAAATATAACTCATGAGATAATGCTGAAGGATAAAGCGGACACAACAAATGGTACTCTTCTTTCTCGTTGTTACTTGGGAAATAGACCTGTTTACTTAACGTATGAGCTGAGATATTTTCGTCATAAAGCGCTTGCTTAAATCCATTTTTCCATAAATCTAATAAATCTTGATCATCAGTAAAACATTTAAGCGCATTGATATGATTAGCCTTTAACTGATCGATTAATGATTCTCCTTTCACTTCGATCTTTAAAAGCGTTGCAACATTTAAAACTGCAGCATTTCCAATAAAATCAATACTCTTGTTCGGAATATGTTGAGTAACGAGATACCGGCTATTGAGTATTTCAAACTTATCCAAATATATTCCACTCGCCTTAGCATCACCATTTAGATATTTCGGCGCATGTGTAGCAATAGTGATTTGCTTTGCTAATTTAGCTTTACTTGATAACCAATTTTTAAATTCAAACTCTAATTCTATCGGTGCAGCATTGTCACAATATTCTGTTTTCGCCTGTGCAATTTCAACAGGATCGCTACTTTTCTCTAATGTTCTATTGAGTTTTTTTTGCAGTGGTTCTAACTTCTCCTGCTTTCGCTGTTCTATATATTCCGCGATCGCGGCACTTAATGTTCCGTCCATTCGCTTTCCTTAGTTATTTTCTTGTTGAAACACACCGAGTTGGTTATGCCATACCCACTCAATGGTTTGATCTTCTTTTTCTGCTCGTAGCTGTATTTCACCTAATCGATCACTGGTTCTTGTTAATGATTGACCAAGTTGTTTAGCAAACTGCTCATATATATGGATAGGTGATGCATCAAACCACCATTGGCATCCCTCAGCTAATTTCATCTCAATCATCTGAAAACGCGATGATTTAGGTACGTACTGGTAAGGCTTACTGGTAGTGTCTAATTGACTCCACTCTAATTGCCCATCGTCATCACACCGTAAAACAAAGGCTTCCTGTCTTTCTGATTTGCGAAACTCTGTTTGTTGAATAAACTCCGCATTCCAACTTGCATACAAACCGACTCCATCCGCCCACCAACGGTTAGCTTCTTTACCGCTATAATAAAATTCTGGCTTTGATATGGACTCCAACGCAAATCTCAATGCACGATGTTCTTGCACTAAGAAGTTTTGCACTGGATAAGCACTTTGCCCCAGCGTTTTGGGATCGAATAAAAAATCTTTACCATCTAGCTTGTACTTATCTGTGGGTTCTTTAACGCGCGTGATCGCCGAAATATGTTGTAATTCTGTACCTAGAAGTTGAGTAATATCATGTGTAGATAACGGCAATGCCTTACTTTCAAAACCAGGCTGGCAATACGCCACTGGCTCTCCTTTAAGCGCTCGAATATTTTTATTGAGTACAATCAGATTGGATTGAGTTGGAACTTGTTGTCGATGACGTTGAATTCGCCCTGCTAACTGAATTAATGAGCGCATTGAGCTCGGTTCTGCAATTGCCCAGTCATAATCATGGTCACGCCCAACTTCAACCACAGATGTACCCAACACCACAAATATGATGTTCTGTTCTGATGATTTATCTAACACCTGCATAATTTCTGGTTGTTGCCATAATGCATCGGGTGCGTGACGTTCTAACAGTCGATCTAACTTGTGCTCTTTGTTCGAGCGCATTGCCAATGGGAATTGAGAATGGTAAACACAGTAGCAAATCCGGTATCCATCCTGTGGCGATAATTGGGTTAATGCTGTAGCTACTGCAACCATAGGATTGATGTTCGCCATACGGATCACCCCTAACGACACACGTTTACCACAAGGTGACTCAATACTATGAACTTGATGTAATTGATGAATTTGTTGATGAAAAGTCTTGGCTACGCTTTGATAAATTACTTGTTGGCACGCTGTTCGACTCAAAGAGTCTGTTAATTGTGTCTCTTCAACATGAATAATTGAGCCTTGACGAAGTGGCTTATCGTTTTTACTCAGTTCAGTAACTCGTTTATCAACAAACTGCCGATGTGTGGTGACAAAATCCCTAAGTTGAGAAATTTCTTGTGTTTGTGTAGTGAATTCATCAATCCAAGCGCACCAAATTGGCAGTTC
It includes:
- the cas6f gene encoding type I-F CRISPR-associated endoribonuclease Cas6/Csy4; this translates as MKYYQDITLLPATEISLGFIWEKVYQQIHLMLVEHKLGTNVSEVGLSFPAYGDKTFPLGDQLRLFTENEVSLSRLDVAKWLLRLSDYVRIEPVKAVPNDVREYACFTRHNPKSQQHRLKQLERRTSYLAQKHGVDEDIMRAELLASIEQKSGESKLPYINVQSLSTSTEPQLRHKFMLFIQCDKSNSQLGNINTFSCYGLSQKEKGKQTFVPWF
- the csy3 gene encoding type I-F CRISPR-associated protein Csy3 codes for the protein MANKKLETPSVLAFEAKLIPSDALMLAGNWGQDEWSAIMIGEKSVRGTISNRLKSALANDPVKLDAEVAKANIQTIDTAALSHHTDTLKVVFSLRILGGLDIPSTCNSPDYQQALAEKIHAYQAETKFKELAQRYAINIANGRFLWRNRVGAKNVRVDVNAAGRVFTFNSYDYKLHEFKSNEQVDELAELIQQGLQGEAMFLNITAYSQLGEGQPVFPSQELVMGGGKGDKSKFLYQLGGQAAMHSQKIGNALRTIDTWHLAVEEVGPIAIEPYGSVTNRGAAYRQPKEKMDFYKLLDGWMLKDQIPTIEQRHYIMAMLIRGGVFGE
- the csy2 gene encoding type I-F CRISPR-associated protein Csy2; the protein is MKHYLLLKKMDVQNVNAIAGLTYGFPAVTNFLGFAHALSRKLSPTLPVSLGGVVIISHKNDVHVRRPSGKGDYVFALTRNPLTPQGNTAPINEEGRMWMQISLLIEVDGVVGGDRQAEQNLLSNIRRLAPAMRLAGGQITNIESIQLLTSEKEQQHALRRLMPGFVLVDRCDYLAAHFQHLQQQNASSTLMDAWCDFATLKYKAIPQEGEDLTDNGESKRKANWEYQSKPNSGYLVPISTGYCAISECYAPGQVANVRDTSIPATFAESAYSVGEWLSVHRLVNIQQGIWRYHYEYPWYLAKGLAVQEDIPEPDTIEENAELTGFDPDFI
- the csy1 gene encoding type I-F CRISPR-associated protein Csy1 yields the protein MDGTLSAAIAEYIEQRKQEKLEPLQKKLNRTLEKSSDPVEIAQAKTEYCDNAAPIELEFEFKNWLSSKAKLAKQITIATHAPKYLNGDAKASGIYLDKFEILNSRYLVTQHIPNKSIDFIGNAAVLNVATLLKIEVKGESLIDQLKANHINALKCFTDDQDLLDLWKNGFKQALYDENISAHTLSKQVYFPSNNEKEEYHLLCPLYPSALSHELYFKIRQSRYGDSKEIRDAYKKGLYDERLNVYFPETAVQMFGGSKPQNISQLNSERHGQGFLLNCGSPTYQAQTKPPLHSLSIFNQPFSFQTNALIREFKAFLAGLTEKDRNFKTRYQRDYHYVKPLIDTLLNLVAEIQSIPNSSGWTNSPECKMKRAHQLLLDIDNPDLAFQREREQGDWLEIVANDFSHWLLRKLENKQVYVLGDVEHRYFKKLCLNELRTFERISVTFEENNA